In Salarias fasciatus chromosome 13, fSalaFa1.1, whole genome shotgun sequence, the sequence TATGTTGCAGTACTTTGATAAGATCACTGCACTGAACACATACAGGAAAAACTGAACGTTCACGAGCAGCTGTTTCGTTTAACAGTCAGAAACACAATAAAtcctctgacttttttttcttttctccggCTGGCTCACTTAAGCTCAGCTTTGACTAATTCGTCTTCAATAATGCTTTATCCAACTAAGGGTCGCAGGAGGCTGCTGtcccaacacacacagggagaaagaGAGTCACATACTCTCACACTTGAGGGATATTTAGTCTCGAGTTTGTTTTTCGGGGGGAAATACATGGGATAACATAAAAACCCCACACAGATTACTAAAACAGTCAAAAATGCTTAAAATTGCTAATATAGCTAAACTGTTCTAACCGTCAGGAACATAAAGGCTTCAGACCCCTGATCCAGAAGAACACACCCATAGTGCAGCATGCATTACATCAACACCAAGTTGGGTGATCCTACAGAGTCAGTAGTCCGGGGACTTGATGAACCTACTACGAGCTTTAGGTGGAGTCAAATTCCCATCGTTAACTTTTAAAATTTGCAGcagcatgaaaacaaataaataaatctggaTGACACACTGATGTCTCGTGTTGCAAATGTGTACTCATTTGACCCATTTCCACCGCTTTCCCTATAATACTATTACTGAGCACTTATAGGAATTACATGGGTAGTAAAGTCTTCCTTCCTCTTGAGAACCTGTTGTGCCCAATGGATGCAACACATCCAGATTACCACTCTGAGATTAGAAAATAGCTTCTGTCTGCGGGCCCTGTGCCCATTTGCTCATTGAGTGCATTAAGAAGTGCTTGAACCCTCATTAGAGTCACCCTGTCTCACCCCTGCACACCTCACCTCAGGAAAGTTCACTTCAGCACATACCATCCCTTCTCTTCATGTAGTGCTCAGACCTGGAGGAGATGTAACACCAACTCAAactctctgaggttttctcactTCATCGTAGCTTCTCTGGCATATTCCAACAACGTTGTCCTCATAGATGCCTTTTCAAGCTGTCATAACACATATAGTGTCTACCGTGTGAAGGAAGTAATTGTAAATTGGGCCTCATATGTGAAAATTAGAACAGAACATATGTTAAGAAAAAGGAAATGCCTCTCATTAACTGCATTTTGTGGCTGATCATTGTACATTTACAATAGAAGCTGAAGCAAACCATTACAAGGCTGACTGGAAACAAGGCCACTGCTACTAAGAGGACTTCCATTACAGCCTCACAGACTGGTTTCTCATCAGGTTACGGGAGGAAAGCCTGCACCAGTATCCAAGTTAAGTGCAGAATACATATCTGAATGTCAAGAGTGACAGAACATGTTTCACCTGTTGAAGCTATCACAGTAAAAAGTGACACTTTGTTTGGATTACATCCAGTACATACTGTAAACATGTTGTACAAGGTTTCAGCATGTTGTGAAACTTGTCTCATGTTTACtctcatgtttacagtgttgatCACGCTTATTTTACAGTGCAGTTAAAAGTGTCTGTCACATTGAACGAGGACTTAACTAGTACTGCCAATGCATTTTATGGCCACACCGGTTTCCTGTCCAGCTCTATTGATCATGAGTTAGCTTAAAGCAGGGCGAGATACTGTAATGTGAATGTACCCACTTCGGCTACATCAACATGTGAAAGGTCAGAAGAtgtagaaacactgaagaatGTAATAACACAAGAACAGTCGTAGCGAGTTATTTACCACAACTGTATGTTCATGGTTAGAAAGTAATGTTAGGCTatctgatgctaacagctaaagcCTAAGCTTTatcaaaaaccaaaacaccGTCCAAGCAGTGAGTTGATTAAAGGCACATGGTGTTCTCTCTGCGGGACTAATTTGATTGTCTAATTGTGTCTGATATAACCTGCTCAGATCAACTGACATTAGGATTAGCTCCACATTAGCTAGCTTTCTTCCAAACTACTCCCGCAAGTAGACGGAGCTAGGTGGCTAGCAACAGGGACACCGTCTCGCTCGCTCCTCGTCACACACTTACCGTGGGAAAAGTTCCCCGTTTGGTTTTTGCAGTAGCCGCAGCGGTATCCATCGTCCCCTCCGAAATATTCAACTATTGAGTAGGATTTATTCGCTGCCATCTCTCATTGATGACAGCTGAGTTTTCCAGGTGACCTGCGACTAGTGGCGAAagcaggccccgcccaccacgCTGACGTCACGGCGCTACGTTCAGGAGAGGTGGGAGCTTTGAGAACTGAGTGAGAAAGGCTGAATTCAAGATACTGACACACAACTGAGATAAAGACTTAATTCTCTCCTCAAATAAgctatatatttatttatatatatatatatatatatttgctaATAATGTGAAAACCTCAAATCATGAATCCACTTATTTTCCCAAGTGATATGCTAAGTTTGTTTACAGGTAGCTCTTGTTGAGAAAACCATGGTCCGGGAAAGTCTTCTGATTGACAATCTGTTCTTTTAccttctcagtttttttttcttgctatGGAATAGGACCTGGCTGAACGTTGAGAAACTCATGGGCACCGGCCAGGCTGTGAATTTAGCATGTTCTCTCCATCTGCGCCTgggtttcctccctcagtctaaAAAAATGCATGACTTTGACTGGTGAGGTGACCCTAAATTTCCACGATGTGTGAACATGAGTCTGTGATGGTCAGCCTCTGCGTTTGTCCTTTGATGGACTGTCAGCCCTCTCCAGGGGTTGACTGTATAATATGAAGCTGTAAAACAAAGACTTCATCATGGCTATTTTTCCAGTGTGAAGTTTGAGACGGGTGAAACAAAGACTCAACCGTATAGCATATTTATTATTCCTTTGTGCAAAGAAGaaggacagaaaataaaactgaaccaaAATCCTGCGCAACCAACACTTCCAATCAGTTACAAAAAGACCAAGGGAGAGTTTGcatgtagaaaaataaattagaaaatCACAGTTGGAacaataatttctttttttggcgAGTATAAAAACACTTTGAGTCCATTATGATTCACCTGACAGACATGGTTATATGAAGACTGTTTTCTTTAGCTTTTAAGAACAACATAAGCCTCTCCCACCAGTCAACACTCAAACTCCTTGGGAGATTGATATGCATCTGAGAAACAGAAGAGCTAGTTTCTGATTGTGAACCAATCAGAAACGCAGTGGAAATGGTGGACTTGTACCTGTGAGGAAGCAGCAAGCTGTGAGATGAAAAGTCTCTACTGACAAACCTTCAACTGAGCTCTGGGAGGAAAGCCATGCTCTCTTGGTTGAGCGCCTAAGCTAAGCTTCCCTGGGGCACAGGGATGTTTTCATGGAGGTATTTCATGCTGCCTTGCTCAGAGAAGTCGGCCACTGTGTGACCCTCTCCTCGAAGGACCCACTTTGTGGTTAGAAGTCCCTCCAAACCCACCGGACCTCTGGCATGTATCCGCGCTGTGCTGATACCCACCTCGGCACCTGCAAGATGAGTGGCAATCAAATTAACCCTTTTTGTAGCTTCAAATTTCAAGACGAGTGAACCTATGAAAGACAGCAAACATACCGAGGCCGAAGCGGTAGCCGTCGGCGAAGCGAGAGCTGGCGTTCCAGAAGACGCAGGCGCTgtccacctgctggaggaactGCTCGGCTGTTTCTTCGTTTTCTGTGATGATGACGTCGGTGTGGGAGCTGCCGTACTTGTGGATGTGGTCCACGGCATCCTGCATGCTGTCGACCACTTCGATGCAGCACTCCAAGTCACCATACTCTGTCCTCAGAGACTTCACCTCAGATGGGCTAAAAGTTAAATAGGACGCAAAACGGGGTCCCGCATGGATCTTTACCTGGGAGAAGAAGTGAAACAATTAGAAACTATTAACCTAAATTTAACATCAATCTAGCTGGACAGGGAAACAAAGGGGCTGGAAACCCTCTAGGCCATCTCCATATATGCGATTGCCTGAGCAGATTGCCGACTGTTACTAATCATGAAGGAGAAAAATGCTGTAAGattaaataaaatcattaaCATTCACTGTAATCCCACATGTAATACCTCTGAATTAAACAATGGACTGTTGGTGCTCGTTTCTTACATGTTCCGCTCTCAACATGTCGATGATCTGGTCAAACACAGGAGTGCGCAGTAAATCTCTGTGTATGAGGAGAGTCTCCATGGCGTTGCAGGCAGCAGGGTAGTCACATTTGGAGTCTTTGACTAGAAATCAAACAAAGTGTGTACATTCATTCAGCAGTTCTGGCTGACTGAAAAAGTTGCAAAGAAGTCATGAGGAGGTGAAAACAAAATAGCTGACTtcaacagaaaaccaaataCTTTTCCCTCTACATGTCAAAGACTTGCCACAGTCAATAGCTTTGTCTATGCTGGCTTCACTGTCGATGTAGACGTGACAGACGCCCTCGCTGTGGCCCAACACGGGGATGCCCTTCGCTGCCCTCTGGATGTCCCGGACCAGCTGAGAAGAGCCTCTTGGGATGATCAAATCGATCAATTTATCAAGCCGACACAGGTCCTCCACTTCTTCTCGTGTGCTCACCTACACAACAACAATTACGTTATTCAAGTTAAACTAAGCAGAAAGATGATTATAATCGCAAATATCTCAaagcttgtttttctgtctcaccAGCTGGATGGCGTCGGCCACTCCGTGAATTGAGAGAGCTTCCTGAGTCAGCTGATGTAGGATTTTATTGGTGTAGGAAGCTTCTTTCCCTCCCTTCAAGAGCAAAGCATTTCCACTGGCAATTGCCAGAGCCGACACCTggaaaattcaaaacaaaaccggattttcttttttccccctgtacACTTGCTGTCGGCAAAAAGCTCAACTACCACCGAATAATGAGTGTGTGGATGTTCTGACCTGCGGGAGGCAATCGGGACGCGACTCGAAGATGACCAGCAGCACGCCGATGGGGACCGtgatctgctccagctccaggttgTTCGCCACCCTGGTCCTCCTCAGCACGCGGCCCACGCTGTCCCTGGAGGACGCGGCAAGCTGACGCAGGCCGATGGCGAGGCTGTTCAGCTTCGAGGTGGAAAGACTCAGGCGGTTTATCAGCGGCTGGGAGAATCGACCTACGATTTAAGAGAACAGGAAAGCGTGCTGACAATGCATTGCTGTGTAAAGCCATCCGGAGGAGTGCTGACTCAGTCTGTAATGCTTCCatacaacacagagagacagtgtGACTCATGCTAACATAGAAATACCAACTATTTATTGCTCAAAGATAAATGCCAAACACAGGTGACTACTACTTGAACAAAGTCTCAGTTTTGTCAGTGTCCTTATAGTGAAAGGGCTGCAGGTGACAGACCAGTGTATTTGTGTCATGTGATAATAAATCAATCTTCTTTGTACCTGATGCCGTTGCTATCTCCATGTCTTTCTTGTTGGCACTAAGAATCTCATCCTTTTTCTCTGTGAGCAGCTCAGCAAGACAGCAGATGATCTCCCCTCTCTGGAAAATAAACATACGATTAACACAAACCAAAATCAGGAGAAATCAAAACTCCTGTCAGGACAAAGCCCATGAGTTCAATGAATCCTGGCATCCTGTTATGAAAACAATTAATCCTCTCTGAATCAGAGGTGCATACTAGCAGGAACGTTTTCTTTACATTTGTCAAGAGAACCTGACTTATCCATCCTATAGAGGTCTCTGAATTATCCTCAAGCGAGCAACATGGCCATTTGCACACAAATGTTCTTCTCCcgttagacctcagtgcagtcAGGCTTAAAACTTTTCCATTTGATAAAGTTCTTTCCATCTTCTAAACCCAACTGGAGGAGCAGAATCTGCTACCTCTGAGCCTGCTTCTGCAGACACCTCATTCTGTTATAAgggagttttcttcttttcctctgtaGCCAgccttgctcatgtggaatatTCGGTTTTTAATCTCTGTGAAAGTGCTGTGAGATGACGACAACGTTCATGACGTTATATTAAAAAATTTCATTGAATTCTGGGGGTCACGCCACAGCCAAGGGACCAAAAGCTCACCTGGTCAGGATGCAGGGAGGCCAGAGTCCTGCCTGCATGCCGAGCCATTTCCGTCTGCTGCTCCACAGTTGGTCCTGTTTGTGACGATAACACACTCATCACATATCAAAACACAACCAAAATAAGAGGATAACATTGTGTTTTCCGATGATTTCACACTGGACCTGCAGGTTTCACTTCAGAGAAGAAGGTGCCCACTTTCTTCCCTTCCACAATGTCTGTGATGACGTGGCCTGTGACTTTAGGGTCAGTTCCATTGGCAATGACAACAGAGGTCCCGCCTTGTAGTGCCCAAAGCGCCGCTTTCACCTGATTCACACAACACGATTTAAATGTAATGCAGCTTTGGCAGGTTTGTACGACTCGGTCCCGTTTACACATCGAGATTAAACTTTCGTCATACAGACCTTGGCTTCCATGCCGCCGATCCCAACTCTGGACTTGGTGCCGTAAGTGATTGACTGTTGGTCTCCAGGATAGAATATATCAATGAGCTTAGCATCGTCTGTTCCTGGAGGACTGTCGTATAAGCCTGTGGGAgagaaatttttattttattaccttACCCTACCTGAATAACAAAAACTTTGACTGTTCATAATTCATGGTTGGATATAATCAGTTAACCAAAATACAACAATGACCTTTCTATATGATATTCATGATTAAATTATGACAGCTGATTTAAATCATAAAACATATGGATGTTAGTTTTTAAAAAGATATGAAGGTTCTTTATCCACTTTTTAGCATGCTATGCATTTTGTATTACaagtatttttcaaaatataatttCACAAAACTGAAGAATGCTTGTTTTGATTAAGATATACTCATAAAATGTGTCTTCACATGATCTGTTcaagtgtttggttttttttaaaacatacacACTATATGCCTGGACTACCTTTCTGCGAATCCAAGTAAAACTTCTCACACTTGATGTCGTTTCTTTACCTTGAACGTCAGAAAGAGCGACGAGAAGATCGACTTTCATTTCGACAGCCAACCGTGCTGCTAAGCTGTCATTATCTTTGATGCTTATTACCTGGAAGGCAAACAGAATCAATTCCCTTTCGAGAAATTTTCCTCTGTGATTATTCGAGTATTTTTCTATTCTAGAAatccaaacaaataaataaaaagaaattgcACTGTTTAGTACAAGCTTATCTGTTGCTACCATGCAAGAAAGTGCATgccattttcacacagtcacaaaACAGACGTGTTTATATCCTT encodes:
- the LOC115398978 gene encoding delta-1-pyrroline-5-carboxylate synthase isoform X2, producing MFARLALSSRLPSRIRQSNVCPVPIRTFSQAKFSLPRPHGKSFAHRSELKQAKRIVVKLGSAVVTRGDECGLALGRLASIVEQVAMLQNQGREMMIVTSGAVAFGKQRLRHEILLSQSVRQALHSGQNQLKDMSIPVLEARACAAAGQSGLMALYEAMFTQYSICTAQILVTNLDFHDEQKRRNLNSTLHELLRMNIVPIINTNDAVVPPPVPNSDLQGVISIKDNDSLAARLAVEMKVDLLVALSDVQGLYDSPPGTDDAKLIDIFYPGDQQSITYGTKSRVGIGGMEAKVKAALWALQGGTSVVIANGTDPKVTGHVITDIVEGKKVGTFFSEVKPAGPTVEQQTEMARHAGRTLASLHPDQRGEIICCLAELLTEKKDEILSANKKDMEIATASGRFSQPLINRLSLSTSKLNSLAIGLRQLAASSRDSVGRVLRRTRVANNLELEQITVPIGVLLVIFESRPDCLPQVSALAIASGNALLLKGGKEASYTNKILHQLTQEALSIHGVADAIQLVSTREEVEDLCRLDKLIDLIIPRGSSQLVRDIQRAAKGIPVLGHSEGVCHVYIDSEASIDKAIDCVKDSKCDYPAACNAMETLLIHRDLLRTPVFDQIIDMLRAEHVKIHAGPRFASYLTFSPSEVKSLRTEYGDLECCIEVVDSMQDAVDHIHKYGSSHTDVIITENEETAEQFLQQVDSACVFWNASSRFADGYRFGLGAEVGISTARIHARGPVGLEGLLTTKWVLRGEGHTVADFSEQGSMKYLHENIPVPQGSLA
- the LOC115398978 gene encoding delta-1-pyrroline-5-carboxylate synthase isoform X1 gives rise to the protein MFARLALSSRLPSRIRQSNVCPVPIRTFSQAKFSLPRPHGKSFAHRSELKQAKRIVVKLGSAVVTRGDECGLALGRLASIVEQVAMLQNQGREMMIVTSGAVAFGKQRLRHEILLSQSVRQALHSGQNQLKDMSIPVLEARACAAAGQSGLMALYEAMFTQYSICTAQILVTNLDFHDEQKRRNLNSTLHELLRMNIVPIINTNDAVVPPPVPNSDLQGVNVISIKDNDSLAARLAVEMKVDLLVALSDVQGLYDSPPGTDDAKLIDIFYPGDQQSITYGTKSRVGIGGMEAKVKAALWALQGGTSVVIANGTDPKVTGHVITDIVEGKKVGTFFSEVKPAGPTVEQQTEMARHAGRTLASLHPDQRGEIICCLAELLTEKKDEILSANKKDMEIATASGRFSQPLINRLSLSTSKLNSLAIGLRQLAASSRDSVGRVLRRTRVANNLELEQITVPIGVLLVIFESRPDCLPQVSALAIASGNALLLKGGKEASYTNKILHQLTQEALSIHGVADAIQLVSTREEVEDLCRLDKLIDLIIPRGSSQLVRDIQRAAKGIPVLGHSEGVCHVYIDSEASIDKAIDCVKDSKCDYPAACNAMETLLIHRDLLRTPVFDQIIDMLRAEHVKIHAGPRFASYLTFSPSEVKSLRTEYGDLECCIEVVDSMQDAVDHIHKYGSSHTDVIITENEETAEQFLQQVDSACVFWNASSRFADGYRFGLGAEVGISTARIHARGPVGLEGLLTTKWVLRGEGHTVADFSEQGSMKYLHENIPVPQGSLA